aatttcggggcagcaaccaaacaacgggttgtccgatttgtctgaaaatttcatgacagatagatcttgaccttataatcagttttaccccatgtcagatttgctctaaatgctttggtttcagagatataagccaaaatctacatttcacccctatgttctatttttagacatggcagccatcttggttggttgacaactgtccacaagagaccaaaatgacaggaattgacaactataggtggCGAAGCATAAGGTCACCACAAGATTTTGCCATCCAGTTCTACCTTTGTTTCTGCTTctccccataccgcatagtaagctataaaaggccctggaATGACTGTTATATCCATTTAGGTTGTTTTTTGTAAGTCCACTGACAGAGATGAAAAGTGGAGAGATACTACCTTGGAAAAACTAACACCACCACATATGCATTTGGCTATCTAAAGTCATAAACAGTCTTCTTTAATATCTTAATGTTTTGTTGTTATCTAAAGAATTTGCCGTGGATTTTTGTTGACCTATGTTAGGTTTCTCTTGGATTTATTCACAACCTTTGCAGACTTATATTTTATAGAGCGTTAAAATTGCATAGCCActggtttatttttttaagactATTGTTTGTTGCCCTCTAGATATTTTGGTTACTTGTGTTGTTGGGATGCTGTCTCTTTGATATACACTTCAAATTTCCTTTATTCATACAAAGAATAAACAATTTATTTAAGCTATTTAGCactttatttcaaaacaaaatatcaataacAATACATCTCTATTCAAAAATGCTTAAATATCAACTAAAGAATACAATAAAATACTTCACTAAAATATGAAATGTACACCTGCCTGTTGTACCCGTCTTCTGTACAggttaaccctttcctccataatgacgcctttgacgccaccccctttactccataatgacgccttttgacgcctgtgtagtgccTCAGTTAAAACATTCTCCTAAGAAAAATCTGTATTAGACCTAATAAAAAtttgtatctaatttaaaaaggatattcatgagaatatACGACAGAAATttcattaatgaaatatttgttttcccaATGCATTAAGACTTTAAACCTGacgaatttttttacattgaaaaaatcctatgcaaatcaagtatgttaaaaaaaaatctatggaggaaagggttaattgTTATGCAAATGACTATCCTAGAAACAATCCCAAATTgttctataaaatatttaatgaaatttgAGAGAGAAAAAGTGATAAAATAGGACACTATTTTAAGACATAAAACAACAGCAAAGTTTGTGAAAACGGACAACAGTTTATTATCCATGTCCAATTTAACTATAAATTCCCCCCAAATAAACTATTTAACTTTTCTTTTGGAAAGGTGTCCcaccaaattttattaaaacctttttatttctaatattttgttttccataaGACAAAATGTCCTTTGATATTACAGTTATTGGGAAAAAATCATCACAATGTTCTCAACATATAATTACTAATAGAGTAAAATAAACATAGTCTTTCCTGTCATTTTGTAGAAATACCAGTTACTACAAAAATATACCCTAAGTATCACATAATATCCCTTATATACAATGTATCTTCAAAATATGGCTGACCATGGCCTTGGTTCTGAACGACAACTAGAAATaatttgtgttacatttttttttcaatgtcaaAAATAACCTTCCTTGTTCATTTTGtgcaaaaactgcaatttttatggtttgattctttgaatatttttttttgtagaaatacCAGTTACTACAAAAATATACCCTAAGTATCACATAATATTCCTTATATACAATGTATCTCCAAAATATGGCTGACCATACCCTTAGTTCTAAATGAGAACTAGAAATaatttgtgttacattttttttttcaatgtcaaAAATAACCTTTAATAGTTCATTTTGTGCAAAAACTTCAATTTTTATAGTTtgattctttgaatatttttaataaaaagcgTTTTTATCATTAAATGCATTTTGTTGAACATGTTATCATAAGTGAactcaaaaatgtaaaattttacagATTATCAATTTGAGGTATAAGTTGAGTACAGTCAAAAtactagtttaaacatatttatttatagtggattgggaaacaagttttgcaacttatattaatccctttccactttgcggatgcgagtgctgccttatagcagcattagcctgctctttattgaaaatctacaagggtgtcttttacgtgcaagagatatggctctctcttaacatgtGTCAGCCATTTATCACCCCCTTCtgatggactatcatcgttttctcaagaccatactcataAATGGTCTCAagagagagccgaaaattcagtccctgaaattttcatcttgGAACGGGAatcaaaccaggaacctttgtgttagtagtttgatgcactaaccactacacttCAAAATACTGACAAAGATACCAGAGAGAAGGCATAATGTCTATTGCTTTTATAGGCAGAGATTAGAAAGTATTGATATACATTGTACTTAACTATCAATACACAAAATTTTTGTTTACAGAATGCAATCCTTTAAAATAATATTGTCATGCGTTTTTccaaaagaacatttttttcatttgctttttttgaaatattgtaaataatgACTTTTTCGTGTTTGCATAACCAATATCATAATTGAGGCCATGGTCAGTCATACAGGCTGCACAAAATCAATTCTAAAACATTcataacaattaataaataacAGATATTCTCTTATAAATTTGTTAGTATTTGAGACAGACAAGTTAAAAAGCTGTGGCTATCAAAAGCAAAATACTTTGTGAGTATAATATATGCAAAGCTATTCTGGCAATGAACTTAAATCAGATTACATAAGTAGAAAATTAATGATTTTGTATAGATTCAAAACAAAAGCTGCAAATCAAATATTGTTTGGAAGCAATTTATGTTCACTgagaaaaatatatcaataaattaatattgaaaattgaagAATAGAAAGATCCAATAACAATGGTACAAAATTATACATCTTAAATGCCCAAAAAATCCTGTTTACACtgaatatatatgtttgtttacagAGCTGATATGGAATTCTATTTTTCGATGCTATCATGAATAACAATATGCACTGCAAATACATGCGTTACACACAATTTAATTACATATGCATAATTACTTGATATTTAGTCAGGGAGAGGACatgtttttctatatatattgtttatacattgtaataaaaaaatgtacatataaataaaaacgtatgtataaattaaagaaaaaacctttcttgaaaataatgacaaaatttcagttttttttgtgaGAGCATTGATCACCTCAATGATcaagaaatatataattaaatagaAAAGCGACACATAGCTCTTCCATCACAGTCTAATAAGATTTTCTCTATtacaaagaaataacaaaaaataacaattcTAAATTCTTTGCCACAATcaaaacattttacaaatttatacttatataaaaaatgttttaacaacaaGTATTTCTTATTCAGTTTAAAGACTATTATCGACTTCTCAtgattttcatatacatgtaatgcTAACATAAAAGATATTAAGATTATCtttcaactttaaaataaaaaaaaattgaaatggatTTGCAAGGATCATTTTggaaattgtgaaaatgaacatctcaaatatttgtaaatgacatacctgccaacttttcaaaatgcccatgggggttttacgttaAAGGTGGTTCttatagtcctacaaaaccttcaagggggccttcaaatatattcGAATGTGGTTTTTTGGTTTCTGTGTGCTTTAACAAGCTCATATATAGCCAttgttaaattaattgttttctttaaaatagtggacaaaattgctcttaaaAAATTTCTtcttgggagcctccatgggggaaatcccccgcaaatagtgatgGTTGGCAGGTATGAAATGCTACTAAGAATCTGAAAACATATGTTTATGGTATCATAAAAAGTTGTCCAGATATTCTTTCCACTTTAAAAACTGAAATGGATTTGAAAGGATCGTTTTGAACATctatgatttttgtaaaatgcTATCAAGAATCTAGAAACATATTGTTTATGCTATCATAAAAAGTTTCCTAGATTTTCTTTCCactttttaaaactgaaatgGATTTGCAATGATCATTTtggaaatgaaaaatgaaaatatcccCTGCTTGTGAATGCTACTGAGActatgaaaacatattttttatgttatcatAAAAAGTTTCCaagatttttatttcaactttatgaattgaaatggaTTTGCAATGATCATTTtggaaatgaaaaatgaaaatatcccCTGCTTGTGAATGCTACTGAGActatgaaaacatattttttatgttatcatAAAAAGTTTCCaagatttttatttcaactttatgaattgaaatggaTTTGCAAGGATCATTTTGGAAAATGTTAATGAACATCGTCACTGCTCTTGAATTCTAATGAAAACCTAGAGACAGTCTTATTATGAAATATTaagcaaaaaatataaaactaaatgGGGAAAAAAATCTGAACTACAAAATAAATTCTTCAAAATGGGTATGAACACATATATGGTAATATGaatttaaaagcaataaaatGTGACCTGGAATTAGACCTTTTGTAATGCTAATATTCACTATgattataaaaactttaaaacattttctaTGTAAAAAATTGACATCCCACATTACAAAATTACTTAATTCTGTGTGTGTACAAACaggtgtttttgaaatatttttaatataaatatgatttaaatttttgtctTGGTATAAGACAGCTGCATATTCTGTTCCATTTTGAAACTTAATTGAGACAGTAAAATAATAGATTGATGTCGGTAAGTTTCAAATTCAGTATCGAGTTATACCTTAAACATAAGCATTCAATACCACTCACTGTACATACCCTAAAATAATATCTATTGCAAAGATATATGACATAAAGCCCTATAACAAGTCCCTAATAATACtagtttaaaagataaaatatttcacTAACAAAatagtgagaaaaaaaaagtgtaaatatgactgttttcaatattttatgtatttgttatttatcatGACATTTTACATATCAAACTAATTTTAGTAGACtagtttaaaagataaaatatttcacaaacaaaaaagtgaagaaaaaaaaatgtgtaaaaaggaCTGTTACCATCATTTTACATATAAACCATATTTTAGTAGAACAATACATTTCCATTTGAGTTTctctaaattcaattttaaaacttaagcataaaatgtaaaaacaagaatgtgtccccagtacacgaatgccccactcgcactatcattttctatgttcagtggaccgtgaaattggggtaaaccctctaatttggcattaaaattaaaaagatcatatcatagggaacatgtatactaagtttgaagtcgattggacttcaacttcatcaaaaactaccttgaccaaaaactttaacctgaagcgggacagacggacgaacgaacgaacggaaggacggacgcacagaccagaaaacataatgcccctctactatcgtaggtggggcataaaaataatatcCATTTCAGAACATTTACAGTAAAGCCCTATAATCAGACAATATCTCCTGTCAAATAAAATGAGGATTAAAGATcttacaaagaaaacaaaacaatacatacataataaataacaatTCATACAAACAATAAATATGGCATTCTAATATCAAACAATAACAAACAAAGTATACAATAATATACTATTAATTTGGCATAATTAGatcagggctattccagaaaaaaatgtatgggggggggggggggttggaaggcacattgtattaataatacatgggtgattaGTAtaagagcaacttttcacactataatgcactataattctcaattacaattgtctgggtggtgggtgctgacaaaaactgccttccaacccctccatacatttttttctggaatagccctcatTTGATCATACCTGCCAACCTTCTGACCTTAACACAGAATACTTACctaaattaaaaagatatttttgcatgttttataaaaaagaagatgtggtatcattgccaatgagacaactctccacaagagaccaaaatgacacagaaattaacaactataggtcacagtaggccttcaacaatgagaaaaccccatacttttgattatataaattaaaagatgtattataattgccaatgagacaactctccactacaTACCAAATTACATTGAAGTTAACAATAGCTCATTGTAAAACTGTCGACAATAAGTGTAACCCTTATAGCAGAGTAAGCTAGAATGAGCCCAGAAATTGCCAAAGAATTAGAGACTGATGTTAATTTGCATATATGACATGTCCTTGTCAAATGAAAGGTAACTTGAACTCCATTGGACGAAGACAGGAAATAGGCAGTTCAAAAGGGCACTAAGAGAGTAAAATtctgtaaaagatttataaaactctGTTCAATGGTGCAGATACAAAAGTTGTATGACCTGACCAAGAGAGGGATGAAAGACTCACGCCCATCATAATAAGCCACCCCTTCCAAGTGTCTGTTTAAAATAATGATCTTTCAATGGTATATCTATACTTGGTGTATAAGATGTAAAAGTTGTATGACTTGACCAAGACAAACACCCATCATAATAAGCCACCCCTTCCAAGTGTCTGTTTAAAATAATGATCTTTCAATGGTATATCTGTATTTGGTGTATAAGATGTAAAAGTTGTACGACTTGACCAAGACAAACACCCATCATAATAAGCCACTCCTTCAAATCGCTTTGGTAAAATAAAGATCTTTCAATGGTATATTTGAACATGGTGTATTATAAGATGTAAAAGGTTGGCAGGTAAATGAGATACTAATACAATGGTACTATTAACAGGAGATAGCTTTTTCAAGTCTGTCCGCTTGGTTTGTTCTTTTTGCTTTGTCTCTGACATGTGACACAAGACCTTCCTTCTTTATCTTTATTGTCATTACCTGTGAAAAATAAAAGAGACATGAGAAAAAAGATCAACAGGCATTGaaaataaagtactgtaaatacagaaattatttattattacgaaaaatgcgacagggttataatcgcaatcatttaaactcgcattttaatgtttttgtatgaACTTAACAAGATTTTTCAcgatattgcaaaaattaaaatagcattttagtctaaaatgacaaaatcacaataatgaatgcatgcaataatttctgaattcacagtatCTACTacacatagattttttttaatatgacataGAAAACTATATAGTACATATAATTAAGTTTTGAATGTCACACCTGTTTTAATTGGCTGAGAGTTTTTTGTCTACCAGCTcttagacataattttgtcatgtgaccctaacattaacatttttcatgatttactcctaaagaatggaatttagaattaagtaATAAGGAATAACTAATATTTTTTcttgtctattcgaaataaccttAAAATGCATGTTATTCAGTATGCACcatatttttgtccttttttttcatagataatttttgttttacagtCAATCTTTAATTAAACAAGATTTCAGCTTAGGTAATGTTTAATGGAATAAAGTGAACATCATCAAGATGACTGGAGAAAATATGTGTATTTATTtaatgagtttagcctttttcaactgatttttatagtttgttcttatgttgtactgttacaccaccgtTCCAGGTtaacaggagggttgggatcccgctagcatgtttaaccctgccaaattttgtatgaatgtgcctgtaccgagtcaggaacctgtaattcaatggttgtcacTTGTTGATgttttgcatatttgtttttcattcattttttttacataaatcatgctgttagttttctcgtttttattgttttacatttgtcattttggggccttttataggcTATTTTgggaatgggctttgctcattgttgaagaccatactgtgacctttagttgttaatttctgtgtcattttggtctcttgtggagagttgtctcattggcaatcataccacatctttttttatattgactcaTTCTAGATATTATTGACTTGAGATATGACTTACAAGCAATGAGGAATATTGTTTCCATAGTAACTTACCTGGCCTCCCCTAGTAACACCCATAATTCCTTGTGTATCCGTGTTGAGGGTTGATGTAAACATGATGAAGTTGGAGATTTTATTACAACAAAGACACGCTGCTGTCTCCATGTCAGAGAGGTAGAGGTAGCCGTATTTAGTAATGGTGAATAATAAACCGTACTTCTCtgaaacctgaaaaataaaattcaaattactcaattcagaggcggatttagggggggggggggggcccaggTGGCCTGGGCcacccctttttgggaaaaaatttggttgcttatatagggaatcactgaagcgtgactggagcaggccccctcttaggtcagtcagtgggcccccacttatgaaaatttctggatccgcaacTGCAATTTTACTTTCTATGCGTAGCTTaaaggttaaagttttggttaaggTAGGTCGCCATGCAATCAAGGtcccatcaacttgaaacttgtttCACACAGTCTAAATAATGTGTAGCttttaaatcaaatgttgaaTTATTGTCCGTATTAAAGCCTTTTTCACAATTCACTGAACAGGAAAATGATACCGCAAGTTGGACATGATGTCCACTGGACAAATATTCTTATTTATCATAATCTACAATATAAAGATGTATAAAAATACATTAGTtactgtaaattttgaaattattgtgaTCTTTGAAGAAAGGATACTTATGTGAGATTTAGTATTGCGATTTCAAAAAACAATTGCATACATTTATATTAGGAATGGCAAGGAGTACTCAAGTATTCGGGTAGTCGCTCGGAAGACtgagtactcgagtacagttttagtactcggatactcgtttgctttttatacatcttgagatagttctcttcacatttccactcaATTTTAGTTCTGTTGAAATTTCCCCTTCGTAATACTcaataaaatcaattaacaacataAGTATGTTTATCCTGAGGATACTATCAGCAACGTCCTTACCTTTGAGGGAATATTTTCATGTGCACTCCTTGTAACAAAAAAAAGAGAGTTTaacagtctttcgtctgaaattgttgaccagatcatattttaaaacaaacacaaaatcaaTGTAACCTGCGGTGAACCCTACACAACTGATTAGagacatttttaacggtgtttgtacacagatcaacactttcatggattcggtgcattacgtttgcgcgcattaccattacatttgcacgcaaaaatcattacttttgcgcgcagcttttgattacaattgcgcgcatttttatgacaggtaaactcaggtataatacaggtaataatacttatttatttataattagttcaattatttacaagtataaGTACTCGTTCCGTTAGTCTTGGTCCCCTACTCACCCATGTTGAGGTGGAAGTGGGATTTCAAGCAAAATAAGTCCGTTTTATTATGCACAAGCACTAAATCCTAGaaaaatgtacagataaaaatgttaaaatactaAAACATAGTTAATCCTAAAGGTAAAAGTATTGATAATTTCATTGTAACATGTAGGTACGTGTCGAAACTCCATATTTGTGCCTTGGTGTAACTTTACAAACTAACTTAAATGaattacttattttaaaaacGATCACTATTCGTTTACATTCACtctgaaatattgaaatattctCAATGAAGTTACATGTATTAAACTACGGAGTTTGTGTAATGATGACTTTATAATTGGTTTCATAATTCAAaatgaacaatatataatttgaattagcaaatattttcaaaattaataattgatagtcatatttattatgaaaataaaaaaatatatagtcaattataatttaatttaatttttatttatatttttacctgagtttacctgtaaaatgaatgcgcgcaaatgtaatcaaaagttgcgcgcaaacgtaaaacattttaatccccaaatgcgcgcaaacgtagtgcgccccatggattaataattaactcatcacaagccgtaaaaacttacctttgtttgttaatcaagacttctgattggtatgagatgtatatctaaattaatttaattactcttTTTTTGAAgcttaactataattgtttaatttacaatttagagATATGGGAAAGTATGATAGCGACATTCAACcacaaaagttgaaaataaactaacaacatcaaatgaaaatatttttgatttttgcttataaaatattttgattttattcaaatttggTTCATAAACACgtacacaaacaataattgctattatgataggttatttgtaaAAACGGCAGTTGttaatttattgtttcattgacacaaaaAACAAAGGAGCAAGCTATGTTTGTAGTACGTTTGTCTTTCGTcaatatgtttatgaaaggtaataacaaaaGCACTGCATCCCACCTAAAATCTAACTTCAACtttcaatagacgtttaagattcatccgagtactTGCGAGTACTCAAGTATTATGACCGAGTATCcaagtattaaatttcagatcttttgacatccctaattTATATCCATCAAATATATGGATGCAAGTTCTTATAGCGATACTAAACCTGTTGCATTATTCACAGTGATAAAAACCACTCAATAATTTCTTAATCTACAGCTAccacatgtattgtttaaagacTTACATGGAGTGAAACAGGGAAGTCATAAGTATCAGCACCATCATAAAATTGCACATGATCATAATTATTTCTGGGAGCAAAATTTCCTTGCTTGTATGGACCAAGTTCTATTACATGGAtctgaaaatatatatcaagcaattcaaaataaaacttttgacaATCTGCCAGGAATATGTGCACAaggcatatatacaaaatatcaaaagcaagaaattcatatctatataaacattgatcaatgaactttatcaatgttatattaatttcatttcataGAACTTCTTCTATGATCTATTCAGAAACAtacatttatagctgactatgcagtttgTGCTTTGCTTATTGTTGCAGGCCAAACaatgacccatagttgttaatttctgtgttattttgtctcttttgaagagttgtctcattgaattGGCAATCAtcgataccacatcttcttttatatacatagcaaagaaaacaattttgttgttcATATTAGAAAGAACATGCAACCATGAGAGGAATCTTTCTTATTTACAAATCTATGCACATGTAAGAGGCTGAAAATCAGACAGATTCAGCTCGAGGGAGAACTTTCTCAAAAGGGCTACTAAGTAATGTATACAGCTTTacatgtcatacaagtgagaggtttagctagctataaaatcaggttcaatccactattttctacataggaaaatgcctgtaccaagtcaggaatatgacagttgttatccattcgtttgatgtgtttgagcttttgattttgccatttgattagggactttccgttttaaattttcctcggagctcagtatttttgtgattttactttttacctttcCTATATCCACTGCATCTCTGGTGGCAGCACATAGTACTGTTGATGGTAGTGGATTGTCATTATACTGGTAATTAGTAAAACATACAGCATGGGCTGTTATACACTGAGTTATGTCCTCATCTACATTGTAGAGCTGTGTTAAACCTGATATCTTCTCCTCCTGAAAAGGCCAAATACACTTACTAATATATATTTGTGGTAAAGTAAGGTGTGGGATACCAaaaagacattcaaactcaaaattgaaaataagctgactatgcggtatgggctttgctcattgttgaaggccgtatggagttttatagttgttaatgtctgtgtcattttggtctcttgtggacagttgtctcattggcaatcataccacatcttcttttttatatgacaatgtcatggctaaaaacaCCAGTACATAAAACActaaatagaaaattaaagactgatcaacacaaaGCCCAACCAAAATCTGGGAGTGATCTTaggtttagtttagtttaaacatatttatttatagtggattgggaaacaagttttgcaacttatattaatccctttccactttgcgggtacgagtgctgccttgtagcggcattagcctactatttttcgaaatctacaagggtgtctttaacgtgcaagaaatatggctctctcttaacacgtgTCAGCCATTTatcgacggactatcatcgtttcctcaataccatactcgcagatggtgtcaagggagagccgaaaattgagttcctgaaatttccatcccaaacgggaatcgaaccaggaacctttgtgttagtagtctgatgcactaaccactactgCTCTGGAATGGTAGGCAGATATGGCTGCACATGGTCAATTCAATTAGCTAATGGAAAAAAACTACAAGCAGCATAtgaaattagttaaaaaaaatgaaattctgaATATTTTCTATTTGTCATGTTCTATAagatactgtgaaagtactttaattcgtgggtattaattttcgtggtttgagcaacatttacatgttcatgggtttttaaattcatggtttttatttttctaaaaaaaataattgaaaaattaaagccaTCCATTTGAAACAAAGGTAACAAAttgtctggattgaaggaaattgcaaagtataAATTGACCGGTGTAAATCTAGTGATGACACTAATTAAACAGAGaaaaagt
The window above is part of the Mytilus edulis chromosome 6, xbMytEdul2.2, whole genome shotgun sequence genome. Proteins encoded here:
- the LOC139527574 gene encoding clathrin heavy chain 1-like codes for the protein MTNNNNNTPPVSIHELIQLSNIGIPPDQVTWNRVTMTSDRWIAIRHCNKEDSSSMVTVLNPKEGSISYVGQTTADSVQINPTEPVIALKAGIRFEVFNFNTKQLISKTKLHDPVVYWTWLNTEVIAMVTETLVYHWPIWEDCAPEKVFLRHHRLEFTEIISYKADPSLKWLAMTGLMPEEEKISGLTQLYNVDEDITQCITAHAVCFTNYQYNDNPLPSTVLCAATRDAVDIGKIHVIELGPYKQGNFAPRNNYDHVQFYDGADTYDFPVSLHVSEKYGLLFTITKYGYLYLSDMETAACLCCNKISNFIMFTSTLNTDTQGIMGVTRGGQVMTIKIKKEGLVSHVRDKAKRTNQADRLEKAISC